The following coding sequences are from one Sciurus carolinensis chromosome 11, mSciCar1.2, whole genome shotgun sequence window:
- the LOC124959110 gene encoding olfactory receptor 8J3-like: MAPGNLSQVTEFILIGISDLPELQIPLFLLFLIIYGLTMMGNLGIITLTSVDSRFQTPMYFFLRHLAFINFSNSTIIAPKMLVNFLLSKKTSSYFECATQLGGFLVFIVAEVFMLAVMAYDRYVAICNPLLYMVVVSQRICNLLVSLTYLYGFCTAIVVTPCVFSVSYCASNVINHFYCDIMPLLTLSCSDTYIPETVVFISAASNIVFSMTIVLVSYFNIVLSILRMRSSEGRKKAFSTCASHMTAVTVFYGTLLFMYLQPRTNYSLDTDKMASVFYTLVIPMLNPMIYSLRNKDVKAALRRFMMNPGCPLGQCNLGTFGVNK, encoded by the coding sequence ATGGCTCCTGGAAATCTCTCCCAGGTGACTGAGTTCATTCTCATAGGAATCTCAGATCTTCCAGAGTTGCAaattcctctcttcctgctcttcctgatCATCTATGGGCTGACTATGATGGGGAACCTGGGCATCATCACCCTCACCAGTGTTGACTCTCGGTTTCAgacccccatgtactttttccttcgACATCTGGCCTTTATAAATTTTAGCAACTCGACCATCATTGCCCCTAAAATGCTGGTCAATTTTTTGCTAAGTAAGAAAACCTCCTCGTACTTTGAATGTGCCACCCAACTGGGAGGATTCCTGGTTTTCATTGTAGCTGAGGTTTTCAtgctggcagtgatggcctatgaccgctacgtggccatTTGCAACCCCCTGCTCTACATGGTGGTGGTATCTCAGAGGATCTGCAATCTGCTGGTGTCCCTCACCTACCTCTATGGATTTTGTACAGCTATTGTGGTTACACCTTGTGTGTTCTCTGTGTCTTACTGTGCTTCCAATGTCAtcaatcatttttattgtgatattatGCCTCTGTTAACATTGTCTTGCTCTGATACTTACATTCCAGAAACAGTAGTCTTTATATCTGCAGcttcaaatattgttttttctATGACTATAGTTCTAGTATCGTATTTCAacattgttttgtctattctaaGGATGCGTTCatcagagggaaggaaaaaagccttctccacctgtgcttcgCACATGACGGCAGTCACGGTTTTCTATGGGACTCTGCTGTTCATGTATTTGCAGCCTCGAACTAACTACTCATTAGACACTGATAAAATGGCATCCGTGTTTTACACCCTGGtcatccccatgctgaaccccatgatctacagcctgaggaacaaggatgtgaaggcTGCCTTAAGGAGGTTCATGATGAATCCAGGCTGTCCTTTAGGTCAATGTAATTTGGGGACTTTTGGGGTAAACAAATAG